The sequence below is a genomic window from Hymenobacter oligotrophus.
GGGCCAGCCCGTGACGCTCACTTACACCCCCCAGGAGGTGGGCAACGAGAAAGCCCCGGTACCGCTGGCCGTGGTGCACGAAAAGAGGATTCACCTCATCGTCGTCCGAAAAGACCTGTCAGCGTTCTATCACGAGCACCCCGAGTTCACGGCCGACGGCAACTACAAAGTACTGTTCACCTTCGCCAAGGGCGGCGACTACGTGCTGTTTCAGGACTACACCCCGGCCGGCGCCGGCCACCAACTGGGCCGCCAGGTGGTGAGCGTGCAGGGCCCGAAGTACACGCCCGTCAAATTCAGCCAGGACCAGCTGCAGTGGAGCCAGGACGGCTACCAGGCCACGCTGGCCTTTGACAAGGAGCTGAAGGTGGGCCAGCTGCTGGGCATGAAAATCACCATCCGCAAGAACGGCCAGCCCGTGACCGACCTCGACAACTACCTCGGGGCACTGGGCCACGTGGTGGTCATCAGTGAAGACACCGAGAATTACCTGCACGTGCACCCCAACGAACAGACCGACAAGGGTCCGGCGATTGGCTTCAACACCAACTTCGAAAAGCCCGGCCTCTACCGTGTGTTTCTGCAGTTCAACCACGGCGGGCAGATTCACACGGGCGACTTCACCATCAACGTCAAGGGCTAGCCCGGCCGAGCTGCCCCCACCTTTTCACCATTCAACCAACCTACACCCCATGAAAACCTCCGCATTCCTGCTGGCCACCCTCTGCTCGGGCACCCTGCTGCTGGGCAGCTGCAACTCCGATAACAAAGCCGACACCACGGCCACCGAAACGGCTTCGGCCCCGGCCGCCGGCGACATGGCGGGGATGGACCACTCCAAGATGGGCGGGGGCGCCGCCGGCAGCTCGCTCCTAGTGGCTTCCATGAACGACATGATGAGCAAAATGGAGGCGATGCCCATGAAAGGCAACACCGACCACGACTTCGCCCACATGATGCTGGAACACCACAAGGGCGCGGTGGCCATGGCTGACATCGAGCTGCGCGACGGCAAGGATGCCACTATGCGTCAGATGGCAGAAAAAATTAAGGCCGACCAGCAGAAGGAAATCAGCGAGCTGGAAGCCATTGCCGAGCGTTTGGACTCGGCTCCCACCAACTACAAGCCCAAGGACCCAGCTGACCCCTTCACTGCCCAGATGAAAGGCTCGATGGATGGCATGATGAAAAACATGCCCCCGATGGTGGCTGACGCGGACATGAATTTCAACATGCTCATGACGGTGCACCACCAGAGTGCTGTGGACATGGCCAAGGCCGAGCTGGCTCACGGTAAGGATACCAAGCTCAAGGAAATGGCGCAAATGATGATTGACGCCCAGCAAAAGGAAATCGAGCAGTTCAAAGCCTGGCACGCCAAGAATGCCGATAAGATGTAGCCCGGGCGGCCCGTCCATACGCTTATCTCACCCCACTCCCTTACCTCCATTTAAGATGAAATTCGTTCGTTCTCTGCTGGCCATCACGCTGCTGGCGGCCCCGCTTTCCCTCTTCGCCCAGCACACCCACCAGGCCAGGGCCGCCCACAGCCATAACGCCGCCGGTGAAACCCACGCCCACACGGCCCCGCACGGGGGAATCGTGCGTACAGCTGGCAAGTACCACGTGGAACTGGTGCTGGCCGGCTCGCAGATGACCGTGTACCTGCTCGATGGCAACGAGCAGACGCTGGCTACCAAAGGCCTGACCGGCACGGCCATGGTGTTGCAGGGCGGCAAAACGGCCTCCGTGCCCCTGGCCCCGTACGGCGACAACCAGTTGCGCGGCGCGCTGCCGGCCGGGGCCACGCCGACGACGGCTATCATCACCCTGCGGCGGGGCGGCGAAACCATCAGCGCCCGTTTCGACAAGCTGGCCAGCACCAGCGCTAAGGCCAAGGCCACCAGTTACATCTGCCCGATGCAGTGCGAAGGCAGCGCCAGCAGCAAGCCGGGCGCGTGCCCCAAGTGCGGCATGGCCCTGGTGAAAAAGGCGTAGGCGGAGCCTGCTTTTTCGGACGCGCGACGTCCGGACCCACTCCGTCCCGGGGCGTCCGCAGCTGCAACCGCGGGCAGCCCCCTGACGAGCTCTACCCTGATCCTATGAAGTACCTGAAGATAAAAAGCCGGGCGCGTGCTGGGCTCCTGCTGCTGGGGCTGCTGATTGGCTGGTTGCCGGCCCGGGCCCAGACCACCGTCATCGGCCTCGAC
It includes:
- a CDS encoding heavy metal-binding domain-containing protein, translated to MNRLLISALAAASLFTTVSCSSDSASSSATNTVTTPTGTEAGAAEHAGGHTYACPMHPEVTSTKPGEKCPKCGMELVHNDQVSNGKSYQMQFEPMPMQLVAGQPVTLTYTPQEVGNEKAPVPLAVVHEKRIHLIVVRKDLSAFYHEHPEFTADGNYKVLFTFAKGGDYVLFQDYTPAGAGHQLGRQVVSVQGPKYTPVKFSQDQLQWSQDGYQATLAFDKELKVGQLLGMKITIRKNGQPVTDLDNYLGALGHVVVISEDTENYLHVHPNEQTDKGPAIGFNTNFEKPGLYRVFLQFNHGGQIHTGDFTINVKG
- a CDS encoding DUF305 domain-containing protein, with translation MKTSAFLLATLCSGTLLLGSCNSDNKADTTATETASAPAAGDMAGMDHSKMGGGAAGSSLLVASMNDMMSKMEAMPMKGNTDHDFAHMMLEHHKGAVAMADIELRDGKDATMRQMAEKIKADQQKEISELEAIAERLDSAPTNYKPKDPADPFTAQMKGSMDGMMKNMPPMVADADMNFNMLMTVHHQSAVDMAKAELAHGKDTKLKEMAQMMIDAQQKEIEQFKAWHAKNADKM
- a CDS encoding heavy metal-binding domain-containing protein translates to MKFVRSLLAITLLAAPLSLFAQHTHQARAAHSHNAAGETHAHTAPHGGIVRTAGKYHVELVLAGSQMTVYLLDGNEQTLATKGLTGTAMVLQGGKTASVPLAPYGDNQLRGALPAGATPTTAIITLRRGGETISARFDKLASTSAKAKATSYICPMQCEGSASSKPGACPKCGMALVKKA